In Acidobacteriota bacterium, a single window of DNA contains:
- a CDS encoding VCBS repeat-containing protein codes for MQIPTRRSQLALLIALLVLSGFTIYAHKRLEPARAISTNLFRHLRSVTPDRLPPVTKPVVATTSKPPTPPAPAIESITLEPAQSGGSYNITQSVIPGGGGVSANGNTSVNGTLGQGLSATSSGGQYSVSSGFVSNTCPAITLTTTSLPNGTVNAAYNQTLAASGGTGSYTFTLSTGSLPNGVTLSGAGVLSGIPLASGAFNFSVAATDGQSCTGARTYTLTINCQTITVNPLTLAPARKGVPYSQGFTQTGGVGAVTFVLTGNVPPGLAFNAVTASLSGTPTLEGSFNFIITTNDTAGCNGQRAYTLVVLRRNAVIADFDGDGKTDLSIFSPSAAPPLPNWSVINSGNNATVTQQWGAGYAPYFDDIVPGDYDGDGKADHAIWRGADSIWYIRKSSDGQAILQFWGANYAPYFDIPTPGDYDGDGKTDIGVFRRSGTWFVRRSSDGQNMIVTHGQQDDIPVPADYDGDGKTDLAVFRPGAIAPAPNWIILNSSTNTVTSIQWGAGYAPYFDTPVPADYDGDGKADLAIWRGADSIWYIRKSSDGQAILQFWGANYAPYFDIPTPGDYDGDGKADIAVWRRSGTWFVKLSSDGSFLGKNQGQSGDIPVPAYGVR; via the coding sequence CAAGCCGGTCGTTGCGACAACCAGCAAGCCACCAACGCCGCCCGCGCCAGCCATTGAATCCATCACGCTGGAACCAGCACAAAGCGGCGGCAGTTACAACATTACCCAGTCAGTTATTCCCGGCGGTGGCGGCGTCAGTGCAAACGGCAATACGAGCGTCAACGGCACGCTTGGCCAAGGCCTCAGCGCAACCTCAAGCGGCGGGCAATACAGTGTGAGCAGCGGCTTCGTCTCGAATACCTGTCCGGCCATCACGTTGACCACAACTTCATTACCCAATGGCACGGTCAACGCGGCTTACAATCAAACACTGGCGGCGAGCGGCGGCACAGGGTCATATACGTTCACACTCAGCACGGGCAGTTTGCCAAATGGGGTGACGCTTTCGGGCGCAGGCGTTTTGTCGGGCATACCGTTGGCGAGTGGGGCGTTCAATTTCAGCGTGGCCGCCACCGATGGCCAGAGCTGCACCGGCGCACGCACTTACACGCTAACGATCAATTGCCAAACCATCACTGTCAATCCACTCACCCTAGCGCCTGCCAGGAAAGGCGTGCCATATAGCCAGGGCTTTACCCAAACGGGCGGCGTGGGCGCGGTGACATTCGTACTGACGGGCAACGTGCCGCCGGGATTAGCGTTCAATGCGGTGACGGCATCGTTAAGCGGCACGCCTACCCTTGAGGGCAGTTTCAATTTCATTATCACCACGAATGACACCGCAGGCTGCAACGGGCAACGCGCCTACACACTGGTCGTGTTACGCCGCAACGCCGTCATAGCCGATTTCGACGGTGACGGCAAAACCGATCTGAGCATCTTCAGTCCCAGCGCCGCGCCGCCGCTGCCGAATTGGAGCGTCATCAACAGCGGCAACAACGCGACCGTCACCCAGCAGTGGGGCGCGGGCTATGCGCCCTACTTCGATGACATCGTGCCCGGCGATTACGACGGCGATGGCAAAGCCGATCACGCCATTTGGCGCGGGGCCGATTCGATCTGGTACATCCGCAAATCTTCGGACGGGCAGGCTATCCTGCAATTCTGGGGCGCGAACTACGCGCCGTATTTCGACATCCCGACGCCGGGCGATTACGACGGCGATGGCAAGACCGACATCGGGGTCTTCCGTCGTAGCGGCACCTGGTTCGTGCGGCGCAGCAGCGACGGGCAGAACATGATTGTCACGCACGGGCAGCAGGACGACATCCCCGTGCCCGCTGACTATGACGGCGATGGCAAGACCGATTTGGCTGTTTTTCGACCTGGGGCGATTGCGCCCGCGCCGAACTGGATCATCCTGAACAGTTCGACGAACACGGTGACGAGCATTCAATGGGGTGCGGGCTATGCGCCGTATTTCGACACGCCGGTGCCAGCGGACTACGACGGCGATGGCAAAGCCGACTTGGCGATCTGGCGCGGGGCGGATTCGATCTGGTACATCCGCAAGAGCAGCGACGGCCAAGCCATCCTGCAATTCTGGGGGGCGAACTATGCGCCGTATTTCGATATTCCGACGCCGGGCGATTATGACGGCGACGGCAAGGCGGACATTGCGGTGTGGCGGCGCTCCGGCACGTGGTTCGTCAAACTCAGTTCGGACGGTTCGTTCCTGGGCAAAAACCAAGGGCAAAGCGGCGACATACCTGTGCCTGCTTATGGCGTGCGTTAA